In the genome of Candidatus Neomarinimicrobiota bacterium, one region contains:
- the pilO gene encoding type 4a pilus biogenesis protein PilO, producing MNRNIFFGTIFFLLLATGGWFYYTVAVAGASISDLEVELAVINNRFDELAGVTESYDEFKLRFSEKIEHFDTLKTVVPDNQDYGSVLEQIRQISERHKLQILSFEPSLNDTYPALFTEMKIPKNHVKCYPLQIKFYGDFLTIGAFLDDLLEMHHLVNIANIKLETEMEYGGMLTCELNLYTYIFIEGA from the coding sequence GTGAATCGAAACATTTTCTTCGGAACAATATTTTTCCTGCTCTTGGCAACAGGCGGGTGGTTCTATTACACCGTGGCAGTGGCGGGTGCCAGCATATCTGATCTCGAAGTTGAGTTGGCAGTCATTAATAATCGCTTTGATGAATTGGCCGGGGTAACTGAGAGTTATGATGAGTTCAAGCTCAGGTTTAGTGAAAAGATTGAGCATTTTGATACACTTAAAACCGTCGTTCCTGACAATCAGGACTATGGTTCTGTGCTAGAACAAATTCGTCAAATATCTGAGCGCCACAAATTGCAAATCCTAAGCTTCGAGCCCTCTCTAAATGATACCTATCCAGCCCTGTTTACTGAGATGAAGATTCCCAAAAATCATGTGAAGTGTTATCCATTGCAAATAAAGTTTTATGGAGACTTTCTCACAATCGGCGCCTTCCTGGATGATCTACTTGAAATGCACCACCTGGTGAATATCGCAAATATCAAACTGGAAACCGAGATGGAATACGGTGGCATGTTGACCTGCGAATTAAACTTATACACCTACATTTTCATCGAAGGAGCCTAG
- the pilM gene encoding pilus assembly protein PilM: MPADEKDSAATNRLLDLLRSQQTGKSTTEGNASGTVDANTPPEKQEGSKEKKSTSPAVSTSIVPDTIVDEVPPKEEKSASDSSDEIRAKLGKLTAKKADVPPTEEPIKDEVVDTEAVPQGIAADLMDTPQDVESEPSTDPDKVASHDSDIDLEEKSQLIDPTYFQIHKDVPKPNKVIDLFYEFSNWAFGVRKKITFQCTPESIRVLKTVSAGNRNVVESMDVYPLPFEIDDEKITHRDELLTYILDTFDAKLWKKDTMFRMYSSFIETHTKIFKAPPVKGKEIAELITWTAKKNLPFSSDNINIDHMVLDSEKGELKKNIIIGVGNNESITFMSDLFKKKKFDLQNVTTIPFIDWETFKHCYPDRLRGCIAIVHMNQNETTITMVKSGRMEFTREMAVGVKDYHKALIQRVMVGNDAVNITETMATEYLMRYGIPIDTDQDIPETGISLYKISIFLRPIVERMTSEINRSLDYFRKQVADVECQEIYLTGPGAAIPNLVEVFAIQLERTTEHLNPLRQGDFEFSDQFELDHQLIPIFATNFGLALKTSEGINLLPIARKQHFQFKVFNKLSIFLTTILIPIYLLLGYFAYMEENVLEESVANMNRQWQKLSEQSQEYFIMLDDLEFLGNYWGFLENDGINSENQIKLLKLISSEIPDNIKVTSLVFRPASSKEAGSVIKQAAHVDRIALSGIVNAHAGIADIQLTNFIMRLESLNMFTSIDREGSPSSDDSRLLFTLKIGIGVK; encoded by the coding sequence ATGCCGGCTGACGAAAAAGATTCTGCGGCGACCAATCGTCTGTTGGATCTGTTAAGGTCTCAGCAGACTGGTAAATCGACCACCGAGGGAAATGCCAGTGGCACCGTGGACGCCAATACACCTCCTGAAAAACAAGAGGGTTCCAAGGAAAAGAAATCAACATCACCTGCAGTAAGCACGAGCATTGTACCTGATACCATTGTTGATGAAGTCCCTCCCAAAGAAGAAAAATCTGCATCTGATAGCTCTGATGAAATCAGAGCAAAACTAGGGAAACTCACTGCAAAAAAAGCCGACGTTCCACCAACTGAAGAACCCATTAAAGATGAGGTAGTTGATACGGAAGCTGTTCCCCAGGGAATAGCTGCTGATTTAATGGATACTCCTCAAGATGTTGAATCAGAGCCATCAACAGATCCTGATAAAGTTGCATCGCATGATAGTGATATCGACTTGGAAGAAAAATCCCAGCTCATAGATCCAACCTATTTTCAAATTCATAAAGATGTTCCCAAGCCAAATAAGGTCATTGATCTTTTCTACGAATTCAGCAATTGGGCTTTTGGCGTTAGAAAAAAAATCACTTTTCAATGCACTCCAGAATCCATAAGAGTCCTCAAGACCGTCTCAGCTGGCAATCGCAATGTTGTGGAAAGTATGGATGTATACCCGCTTCCATTTGAAATAGATGATGAAAAGATCACCCATCGAGATGAACTGCTCACCTACATTTTAGACACGTTCGATGCAAAGCTCTGGAAGAAGGATACCATGTTCCGCATGTATTCTTCCTTTATAGAAACACATACAAAAATATTTAAAGCACCTCCAGTGAAGGGCAAGGAGATCGCTGAACTCATTACCTGGACCGCCAAAAAGAATCTCCCTTTTAGCAGTGACAATATCAACATCGACCATATGGTGTTGGATTCTGAAAAAGGAGAGCTCAAGAAGAATATCATTATTGGTGTGGGTAACAATGAATCCATCACCTTTATGTCAGATCTATTTAAAAAGAAAAAGTTTGACCTTCAAAATGTGACTACGATTCCTTTTATCGATTGGGAAACGTTTAAACATTGTTATCCAGATCGTCTACGGGGTTGTATCGCCATTGTACATATGAATCAAAATGAAACCACCATCACCATGGTCAAGTCAGGTCGAATGGAGTTCACGCGTGAGATGGCGGTTGGGGTGAAAGATTATCATAAAGCTCTGATTCAAAGGGTTATGGTAGGTAATGATGCTGTTAATATTACTGAAACAATGGCCACTGAATATCTCATGCGATATGGAATCCCCATCGATACGGATCAGGACATTCCGGAAACGGGGATCAGTCTATACAAGATTTCAATTTTCCTGAGACCTATCGTTGAAAGAATGACCAGCGAAATAAACCGATCCTTGGATTATTTCCGAAAACAGGTGGCTGACGTGGAGTGTCAGGAAATCTATCTTACTGGACCGGGAGCTGCCATCCCCAACCTGGTAGAAGTATTTGCAATCCAGCTTGAACGAACCACGGAGCATTTGAATCCCCTCCGACAGGGAGATTTTGAGTTTTCAGATCAGTTTGAATTAGATCATCAGCTGATACCAATTTTTGCCACGAATTTTGGCCTGGCCCTGAAAACCTCAGAAGGTATCAACCTTCTACCAATTGCACGGAAGCAACATTTCCAGTTCAAGGTCTTTAATAAATTGAGCATTTTTCTCACGACAATTCTGATTCCCATATATCTTCTTCTCGGCTATTTCGCATACATGGAAGAGAATGTCCTGGAAGAAAGTGTCGCAAATATGAACAGGCAGTGGCAGAAATTATCTGAGCAATCCCAGGAATATTTCATCATGCTTGACGATCTTGAGTTTCTAGGAAATTATTGGGGATTTTTAGAAAATGATGGCATCAATTCTGAAAATCAGATAAAACTTTTAAAACTGATTTCATCAGAAATCCCTGACAACATTAAGGTGACCTCTCTCGTTTTCAGACCGGCAAGTTCCAAAGAAGCAGGATCAGTTATTAAGCAGGCAGCCCATGTTGACCGTATTGCCTTGAGTGGGATAGTCAATGCTCATGCTGGAATTGCAGATATTCAACTCACGAATTTTATCATGCGTCTTGAAAGTTTAAACATGTTCACCAGTATTGATCGAGAGGGCTCACCCAGTTCAGATGACTCCAGGCTCCTGTTTACACTGAAAATTGGCATAGGTGTCAAGTGA
- a CDS encoding AAA family ATPase produces the protein MRYYELIGLKREPFSMTPDPEFFFESKAHGEILNRLEIALRLNRGLSVIMGGIGTGKTTLSRLLLSRFIDFGKDFQFYLIMDPTWENTREFLVYLKRLFGLRGSSLYQSEMLNQLENFLIDTAIKKGKQIVLIIDEGQKMGTEQIEVIRTLLNFETNSRKLIQVVIFAQPEFKEVVSAHENFKDRIAFGATIPALDREDTIAFVDFRINEAGYEGDEPLFSQEAKEMIYQHTGGYPRKIVNMCHHLIVDMLVYNNKSVDGAAVLNRINSDDNNYAG, from the coding sequence ATGCGCTATTATGAGTTGATTGGATTAAAGAGAGAACCATTCTCAATGACTCCCGATCCGGAATTCTTTTTCGAATCGAAAGCGCATGGTGAAATCCTCAATCGTCTGGAAATCGCATTGAGATTGAACCGAGGTCTTTCCGTCATCATGGGTGGCATTGGGACTGGAAAAACGACCCTGTCACGTCTGCTGCTCAGCCGTTTTATAGATTTCGGTAAAGATTTCCAGTTTTATCTCATTATGGATCCCACCTGGGAGAATACTCGTGAGTTTCTGGTATATTTAAAACGATTATTTGGACTGAGAGGTAGTTCCCTTTACCAGTCTGAGATGCTGAACCAACTCGAAAATTTCCTCATTGATACGGCCATTAAAAAAGGTAAGCAAATCGTGCTAATTATTGATGAAGGCCAAAAAATGGGCACAGAGCAAATTGAGGTTATCCGAACTCTGCTCAATTTTGAGACCAATAGCCGGAAATTAATTCAAGTGGTTATCTTTGCTCAACCCGAATTCAAAGAAGTCGTTTCCGCCCACGAAAATTTTAAGGATAGGATCGCCTTTGGGGCAACAATTCCTGCTCTGGACAGGGAAGATACCATCGCCTTTGTAGACTTCAGAATAAATGAAGCGGGTTATGAGGGTGATGAACCTCTATTTTCCCAGGAAGCCAAGGAGATGATTTACCAGCATACTGGTGGCTATCCCCGAAAAATTGTAAATATGTGCCATCACCTCATTGTTGACATGTTGGTCTATAATAACAAATCAGTGGATGGCGCTGCCGTATTAAATCGCATCAACAGTGATGATAATAATTATGCCGGCTGA
- a CDS encoding tetratricopeptide repeat protein has product MQKSVIKRPKTNEWLEFISRLGLVSIEDARNVFLSGDYSQISDLHQKALFAAGRGKTLSLEGNLIGSKLTLDEAQLLAETSNAERGYPVRDEVLAYINYERGVFFEKFGEYHSGLSLYRSAKRLAESITLNSVIDYQLSAHLLQAGAGEKLEEVKNWIQFFHDHEMQIMHLVSIRRLAKYYRVEKAYSKAKKLLAEGNEFALKFEYPFMVEQIKNSFGYLIFQMGEIQEARKIFQDLMEGVQSRYLYATILENHTLTYYSEGDYEAAVHYLGQAIDHSQKYDILSQIPDECLFMGDMQRDKLQHPDVATKYYEIGSRVALKMAEHGFSLKGDRLEVVQRFNDRPKVGYSIPDTIGPPAEPFSFALGQSWKQINDVFQFHLIQKHLESDIIISELPAKLDLKTSTYYAIKRRLSQHGFDFESIPSKIPVKLQSHELVALNTYVGGLTELTWNKANEQFEKEIIEYLFKQVGYQKTKLAKELDISYPTVLQKTKSLKRV; this is encoded by the coding sequence ATGCAAAAATCTGTTATTAAAAGACCAAAAACCAACGAGTGGCTTGAGTTTATCAGCCGTCTTGGGTTGGTCAGTATTGAGGATGCCCGCAATGTTTTCCTCTCTGGTGACTATTCACAGATTTCAGATCTTCATCAAAAGGCACTATTCGCTGCAGGTCGTGGAAAAACCCTGAGTCTTGAGGGCAACCTCATCGGTTCAAAATTGACCCTGGATGAAGCTCAGCTCTTGGCTGAGACCAGCAACGCAGAGCGTGGATATCCTGTTAGAGATGAAGTCCTGGCATATATCAATTATGAACGGGGTGTGTTCTTTGAAAAATTTGGAGAATATCATTCTGGTTTAAGCCTTTACCGATCGGCAAAACGTCTGGCAGAATCCATTACGTTGAATTCAGTGATAGATTATCAATTGTCAGCACACTTGCTCCAGGCGGGTGCAGGTGAAAAATTAGAGGAAGTTAAGAATTGGATTCAATTTTTCCATGACCACGAAATGCAAATCATGCATTTGGTTTCAATCAGAAGATTGGCGAAATATTATCGTGTAGAAAAAGCGTATTCCAAGGCCAAAAAATTGCTTGCTGAGGGAAATGAATTTGCCCTGAAGTTCGAATATCCCTTCATGGTTGAGCAAATAAAAAACTCATTTGGCTACTTGATCTTCCAGATGGGTGAGATACAGGAAGCTCGCAAGATTTTTCAGGATCTCATGGAAGGGGTCCAAAGTCGCTATTTATATGCAACCATTTTGGAAAATCATACCCTGACTTATTATAGTGAAGGTGATTATGAGGCCGCTGTCCACTATCTTGGGCAGGCTATTGATCATAGTCAGAAATATGATATCCTCTCTCAAATACCTGATGAATGTTTGTTTATGGGTGATATGCAAAGAGACAAACTTCAACACCCTGACGTTGCAACCAAATACTATGAGATAGGATCCCGGGTTGCTCTAAAGATGGCAGAACATGGCTTTAGTTTAAAAGGTGACAGACTGGAGGTCGTTCAACGCTTTAATGATCGACCGAAGGTTGGCTATAGCATTCCAGACACCATAGGTCCCCCTGCAGAGCCATTTTCTTTTGCCTTGGGACAATCCTGGAAACAAATCAACGACGTATTTCAGTTCCATCTCATACAAAAACACCTGGAATCCGACATTATCATCTCAGAACTTCCAGCAAAGCTCGATTTAAAAACCAGCACTTACTATGCAATCAAGCGTCGTTTAAGCCAACACGGATTTGACTTTGAAAGTATCCCATCTAAGATTCCGGTGAAATTGCAAAGCCACGAGTTAGTAGCCTTGAATACCTATGTCGGTGGTCTCACTGAACTCACTTGGAACAAGGCCAACGAACAGTTTGAGAAGGAAATAATCGAGTATCTTTTCAAACAGGTTGGATATCAGAAAACGAAGCTGGCCAAGGAATTGGATATTAGTTATCCCACCGTCCTACAAAAAACAAAATCACTTAAGAGGGTGTAA
- a CDS encoding M48 family metallopeptidase translates to MNSKRSWIRQALERARITEQKSIEHYSLHNSTSKSQIRHSLTSRLYELAQEHDFSYNKVSLRDQKSRWGSCSAHDNISLNQKLYFLPDYLRDYVLVHELAHTREKNHSPAFWEILFDIYEKLEIMKMRRELKAFDFLFYPPLTDQSKSM, encoded by the coding sequence ATGAATAGCAAGCGCTCATGGATTCGTCAGGCCCTGGAGCGGGCTCGGATCACAGAGCAAAAGTCCATCGAACACTATTCATTGCACAATTCAACCAGCAAATCTCAGATCAGACACTCCCTAACCTCAAGACTATATGAACTCGCACAAGAACATGACTTCAGCTATAACAAGGTCTCACTGAGAGATCAAAAAAGTCGCTGGGGCTCTTGCTCAGCTCATGACAATATCAGTCTGAATCAAAAATTGTATTTCCTGCCGGATTACTTGCGGGATTACGTCTTAGTTCACGAACTGGCACATACACGGGAAAAAAATCACAGCCCTGCATTCTGGGAAATTTTATTCGACATTTACGAAAAGTTGGAGATCATGAAAATGCGTCGAGAGCTTAAAGCATTTGACTTTTTGTTCTACCCGCCCCTTACTGATCAGAGTAAATCAATGTAG